A stretch of Rhizobium glycinendophyticum DNA encodes these proteins:
- a CDS encoding outer membrane protein, with protein MTKMILAVAAVAMLASSAAHSADLYQPEPQPQPYIDAPEVTVSEASGWYLRGDLGYSFNKLRGAQFFQGSNADLSDFTTASIKDNFTVGGGVGYQVNSYLRTDLTFDYMFKSDFKGSTSGTCGDGVGNPFVACSSSDVAAMRAYTLMANAYVDLGSYAYFTPYIGAGIGGSYVKWDKLRNTICDDPYAAGCYSEEHEGKGSWRFAYQLMAGASIDVTCNVKADVGYRFRHTLGGDMFGYASNGGPGYDKGFYSHDIHAGARYIFGGCEQPVAYEPPPQPIVYK; from the coding sequence ATGACCAAAATGATTCTTGCAGTTGCTGCAGTTGCCATGCTGGCAAGCTCGGCAGCCCATTCTGCCGACCTTTATCAGCCCGAGCCGCAGCCGCAGCCCTATATCGACGCTCCGGAAGTCACCGTTTCCGAGGCTTCTGGATGGTACCTGCGTGGCGATCTGGGTTACAGCTTCAACAAGCTGCGCGGGGCGCAGTTTTTTCAGGGCTCGAACGCTGACCTAAGCGATTTCACCACCGCATCGATCAAAGACAATTTCACCGTAGGCGGTGGTGTCGGTTACCAGGTCAACAGCTATCTGCGCACCGATCTGACCTTTGACTACATGTTCAAGTCCGATTTCAAGGGCTCGACAAGTGGCACCTGCGGCGACGGCGTCGGTAACCCGTTTGTAGCCTGCAGCTCGTCGGATGTCGCCGCCATGCGCGCCTACACTCTGATGGCAAACGCCTATGTTGACCTTGGTTCCTATGCCTATTTCACTCCGTACATCGGCGCCGGCATCGGCGGTTCCTACGTGAAGTGGGACAAGCTGCGAAACACCATCTGTGACGACCCTTATGCTGCCGGCTGCTACTCGGAAGAGCATGAAGGGAAGGGCAGCTGGCGCTTCGCCTATCAGCTGATGGCCGGCGCCTCGATCGACGTTACCTGCAACGTCAAGGCCGATGTCGGTTACCGCTTCCGCCACACCCTCGGTGGTGACATGTTCGGCTACGCTTCGAACGGCGGCCCGGGCTATGACAAGGGCTTCTACAGCCACGACATCCATGCCGGCGCCCGTTACATCTTCGGCGGTTGCGAACAGCCCGTCGCCTATGAGCCGCCGCCACAGCCGATCGTCTACAAGTGA
- a CDS encoding AbrB/MazE/SpoVT family DNA-binding domain-containing protein produces the protein MRVTEKGQVTIPKDIRDRLDIKPGSNVDFVVAEDGVMLVKNGDTSDAFKDFDAWARSVEGIFDTNGMTANEYVDWLRGPRDDLDHH, from the coding sequence ATGCGCGTCACAGAAAAAGGCCAAGTCACCATCCCTAAGGACATCCGCGATCGGCTCGACATCAAGCCGGGATCGAACGTCGATTTCGTTGTGGCTGAGGACGGCGTCATGCTGGTCAAGAACGGCGATACCAGCGATGCGTTCAAGGACTTCGACGCCTGGGCGAGAAGTGTCGAAGGGATTTTCGATACCAATGGCATGACCGCAAACGAATATGTCGATTGGCTGCGAGGACCGCGTGATGACCTCGACCATCATTGA
- a CDS encoding LLM class flavin-dependent oxidoreductase produces MIPFSILDLSPIAEGHSVRDALDASRRLAQVAEANGYQRFWLAEHHGMPGIASAATSIVIAHVGAGTSTIRIGSGGIMLPNHSPLVIAEQFGTLEALFPGRVDLGLGRAPGTDMRTARALRRNMDAGVESFPHDIIELQRLLGEPTEDQGLLAVPGMRSNVPIWLLGSSLYSAHLAAALGLPYAFASHFAPDQLGEAVEIYRQRFEPSEALQSPHVMVGVMAAVAETDQEAARLFTSAQQQFVNLRRNVRRPFPRPVDSMDGFWTEIERIGVEHTLRYAIVGSPDTAARKLDALMAEVAPDEVIVSTPIHDLTARLRSVELFAELRDRADIGVAAE; encoded by the coding sequence ATGATCCCCTTTTCCATTCTCGACCTTTCGCCGATCGCCGAGGGCCATTCGGTCCGCGATGCGCTGGATGCGTCGAGACGGCTGGCGCAAGTGGCGGAAGCCAACGGTTATCAACGGTTCTGGCTGGCCGAGCACCACGGCATGCCTGGCATCGCGAGTGCCGCGACATCCATCGTGATTGCCCATGTCGGGGCAGGGACCTCGACCATCCGCATCGGCTCGGGCGGCATCATGTTGCCCAATCATTCGCCGCTCGTCATTGCCGAGCAGTTCGGCACGCTGGAGGCGCTCTTTCCGGGGCGCGTCGATCTCGGCCTCGGTCGTGCACCGGGCACCGACATGCGGACCGCCCGCGCTTTGAGGCGCAACATGGATGCCGGCGTTGAAAGTTTTCCGCATGATATCATCGAGTTGCAGCGGCTGCTTGGCGAGCCGACAGAGGATCAGGGACTGCTGGCAGTGCCGGGAATGCGCAGCAATGTGCCGATCTGGCTGCTCGGCTCCAGCCTCTACAGCGCGCATCTCGCCGCAGCGCTCGGCCTGCCTTACGCCTTTGCGTCGCATTTCGCGCCCGACCAGCTGGGCGAGGCGGTGGAAATCTATCGCCAGCGCTTCGAGCCGTCAGAGGCGTTGCAGTCTCCGCATGTGATGGTGGGTGTGATGGCCGCTGTCGCCGAGACCGATCAGGAGGCAGCGCGCCTCTTTACGTCGGCACAGCAGCAGTTCGTCAATCTGAGACGCAATGTGCGCCGGCCGTTCCCGCGGCCTGTCGACAGCATGGACGGCTTCTGGACCGAGATCGAGCGGATCGGCGTCGAACACACGTTGCGTTACGCCATCGTCGGTTCGCCCGATACGGCAGCCCGCAAACTCGATGCGCTGATGGCGGAAGTGGCGCCAGACGAGGTCATCGTCTCGACGCCGATCCACGATCTCACTGCGCGGCTGCGTTCGGTCGAATTGTTCGCCGAGTTGCGCGACCGCGCCGATATCGGTGTTGCAGCTGAGTAA
- a CDS encoding type II toxin-antitoxin system VapC family toxin — MTSTIIDTTALIDVLGPDSATRAWSVSAMRRCFEEGPLVINPVIWSELAASPLSEQQLSQALDWLDLKKEPLSYEVAFRAGKAHLFYRRNGGQRERTLPDFFIGAHAAVRSHRLLTRDAARYRSYFPDIDIISPETHPL, encoded by the coding sequence ATGACCTCGACCATCATTGACACCACTGCGCTGATTGATGTGCTCGGGCCAGATAGTGCGACGCGGGCGTGGTCAGTCAGCGCAATGCGCCGCTGCTTTGAGGAGGGTCCGCTGGTGATCAACCCGGTAATATGGTCGGAGTTGGCTGCATCGCCGTTGAGCGAGCAACAGCTCAGCCAGGCGCTCGATTGGCTCGACTTGAAGAAAGAACCCTTGTCATACGAAGTAGCCTTCCGCGCAGGCAAGGCGCATCTGTTCTACCGACGGAACGGCGGGCAGCGCGAGCGCACATTGCCGGACTTCTTCATCGGTGCTCATGCCGCCGTGCGGTCTCATCGCCTTCTGACAAGAGATGCAGCGCGCTACCGCAGCTACTTCCCGGATATCGATATCATCTCCCCAGAAACCCATCCTCTTTAA
- the ruvC gene encoding crossover junction endodeoxyribonuclease RuvC, with protein sequence MTSTIRIIGIDPGLRRCGWGVIETLGNSLRFVASGTVTSDGDMDLASRLCQLHDGLSEVVHAYKPDEAAVEQTFVNKDAVATLKLGQARGIAMLVPARAGLRVAEYAPNAVKKAVIGVGHGEKAQIHMMLKILMPKAEFKGNDAADALAIAICHAHNRGGERMRKVLASA encoded by the coding sequence ATGACTTCCACGATTCGCATCATCGGCATAGATCCGGGCCTGCGCCGCTGCGGCTGGGGCGTCATCGAGACGCTCGGCAACTCCCTGCGCTTCGTCGCCTCAGGCACCGTGACCTCTGACGGCGACATGGACCTTGCCTCGCGCCTGTGCCAGTTGCATGACGGCCTTTCCGAGGTCGTTCATGCCTATAAGCCGGACGAAGCAGCTGTCGAACAAACCTTCGTTAACAAGGACGCCGTTGCCACCCTGAAGCTCGGCCAGGCTCGCGGCATCGCCATGCTCGTCCCCGCCCGTGCCGGCCTGCGCGTTGCGGAATACGCGCCGAATGCCGTGAAGAAGGCAGTTATCGGCGTGGGTCACGGCGAAAAGGCGCAGATCCACATGATGCTGAAGATCCTGATGCCCAAGGCCGAATTCAAGGGCAACGACGCCGCCGACGCACTCGCAATCGCCATCTGCCACGCCCACAACCGCGGCGGGGAGCGCATGCGCAAGGTGCTGGCCTCCGCCTGA